Within Raineyella sp. W15-4, the genomic segment CAGGTCGGTGGACAGCCAGCGCGGCGCGGCAGTGATCTTCTTGTCGGGCCAGGTCCGGTCGGGCAGGGGGACCGGCTCGAAGGCGTGGTAACGCTGGATCGGCATCCCGCTGGGCTGCTGCACGGGGCGGGTCTGCGGGACGGTGCCGTACGGCCCAGTGACGGGGGCGTCGGAGACGCGGGCCTGGGGAACGGTATGGGTGGTCATCTCTTCCTCGCTGTCGTGAGTGGCGGACGGCGCGCTTCGACTCCGCAGCGAGGAGGCCGACCTCAGTAGGCCTCGCTGCGGCAAGGAAGGAGGATCAGGACCTGTGCCACGCCAGTGACTCTAGTCGATGGATCCGAACTGTCAACCGTCATCCCATCCGGCTGTCGCCGAGCCCCGGCGCCACAGGGGCCGCCCGCTCGATCAGCAGCGCGACCTGGAGGCGGGTGGCGGCGTCGAGCTTCGCCATTGCGTGACTCAGATGGGTCTTGACAGTCGCCGCGCTGCAGCACAGCCGCCGGGCGATCTCGTCGTTGCTGAGATCCCCGTGGACCAGGCGGGCAACTTCCAGTTCACGGGCGGTCAACAGTGCGATCCGACGCGCCGCCTCCAGGTTCTGCTCCCGGTGAGCGGCATCGACGAAGTGCCGGATGACATGACTGGTGCTCCGCGGGGACAGCACGGACTCCCCTGCGTGGACCGTACGGATCGCCTGCTGCAGGTCCTTGGGCGCGACGTCCTTGAGCAGGAATCCGCTCGCCCCCGCCTCCAGAGCGTCGAAGACATACCTGTCCAGATCCACCGACGTCAGCGCGATCACCTTGGGCGGATTGACCCCACGCAACAGCCGAGCGGTGACCGCCACACCGTTCACCTGTGGCAGGTGGAGATCCATCAGCACGACGTCCGGGTGATGCGCGTGCACGCGGTCGATCACCTCACCGCCCTCCGACGCCTCGGCGACCACGATCAGCCCCTGATCAGCCTCGACGATCGCCCGGATCGCGCTGCGCGCCATCGGGTCGTCGTCCACCACCATCACCCGGATCGGCCGGATGTCCCCCTGCATGTGTGCCACGGTGATGACTCTAGGAGGGACCTATGACACTCGCCCCTGCTCCTGTGGATCAGCCGGCCTGACCGTGTCGTTCGGGCGCCTGAGCGCCCTGCCACGGCAAGGACGCCTCGACGACGAACTCTCCCTGCGCATCCGGCGCGGCGGTGAGGATCCCGCCCAGTAGCTCAGCGCGTTCCTGCATCCCGATCAGTCCGCTGCCGGCACCCGGCAGACCGCCGTCCGCGCCTGTCGGATTGCTGACGGTCAGGTGGACCCCGGTCGCCGGTGCCGCGGTGAGATCGACCCGGACGGGTCGGCCCGGCGCGTGCTTCACCGCATTGGTGAGTGCCTCCTGGACGATCCGATAGGTGGCTCGGTTGAGCAGATCGGTGGCCTCGTCGGCGTCCTGGACCATGATGGTGGCCTCGATGCGGACGCCGGAGGCGCGGGCGGAATCGATCAATTCCGGAAGAGCAGCCAGTCCGATCCCCGACACGAGGACCGGGTCCTCCGCCACCGACGGACGGTCCTGTGTCGGTGGTTCGCGCAGCGCGGTGACCAGATTGCGGAGATCCTCCAGTGACCGGTGGGCGCTGGCCCGGAGCATCTCGGCGGACCCGGCGACCGAGGGGTCCCCGGCCTGAGCGGCCTCTTCCAGGGCACCGGCGTGCAACGAGATGAGGGACAGTCGGTGGGCCAGCGAGTCGTGCACCTCGCGGGCAAGTCGTTCTCGCTCCTCCAGTCGGACCGTGGTGGTCTCCAGCCGTTCGCTGCGATCCTCCGCGACCACCCTGGCCTGGCGCGTCGCCCCCAGGTCTCGCCGGGTGACCCCGAGGTCCCGACGGGAGCGGATCAGCCAGGCTGTGCCGAGGACCACGATCCCGGCAGCAACGGCGAGCCCGAGGCTGGCACCGATCTGGAGTCTCCCGTCAGGGGCTGACAACGGGTCCGACCCCAGAAGGACCGCCCACGCAGTGTGGCCCCACGGGCGCAGGCCGTCCCGCAGGCCGGCGAGCAGGGTGACGGCTCCGGCGACGGCGGAGGCGATGATCCCCTGCCGGCGATCCCGATGCAGGACGACCGCTGCCCCACCGAGCAGCAGCAGGAGACTGTCGAGCTGCAGGACGACGGCGAGCGCGACCCCCGCCACCATCGGCACCCAGGGTTGGGTACGCCGGACGAAGATCGTGACCATCGCCAGCAGCCAGGCCAGCAGCACCAATGTGCCGAGGCCCGTCAACTGCCCGTCGCTGTCCGGGCGGGTCTGGTAACCGGGCACCACGCTGAGCGAGCCGACCAGGGCGATCAGACAGGCCAGGATCCCTACCAGCCCGCCGACGACGATCCAGGCGACACGGCCGACGGCCACCCAGGGAACGGCCCGTCGGCGGTCGACCGCGGCGGCGGCGAGTGGTTCGGATCGACTCAACACAAGGTTGATCATACGTTCGATTCCTGGTCGCGGGATCAGCCGTTCGGGTGATATCAGCAGCTCTGTCCCACCCGAAGTGATGACCGGGTGGACCCGGTCGGCCGATGTGGCGGAGGTGCCCTGACAGGTTTCATGGAAACTGTCAGCCGAACCAGGCAGGCCGTACGAAACAGGAGACGCAGAGATGTCCCAGGCCCCCTTCCCCCAGCAGCCGGACCCGCAGTTCCAGCAGGGCCCCGGCCAGCCCTACCCGCCGCAGCAGCCGGCCAAACCGAAGAAGAAGTGGTATCGGCGGGTCTGGGTCTGGATCCTCATCGCCATCGTCTTCATTGTCATCGTCGCAAACGGCAACAAGGGTGGCAGCGAGGCAGCGGACACTGCCACCGTGACCGGCAGTGTCCCTGCAGCTGACACCAACGCGAGCATGAAGGCGGAAGCCAGTGCCAATGCTGCGGCGAAGGCCAGCCAGCAGGCCGAGGCGAGCGCGAGCGCTGCCGCCAAGGCGAGCGCGGAAGCGGCCGCTCTGAAGGACCCCTCTTCTTACAAGAAGCTCACCGATCGCGAGTTCTCCATGATCGTGAAGGATCCCGAATCGCACAAGGGTGAGAAGGTCGTCCTGTACGGGTACGTGCAGCAGCTGGACTCCGCCACGGGGCCCGATGTTCTCCTTGCGGGCATCGGCGGATCCAGCAAGGAGAACTGGTACGAGTACCAGGATCGCGCCATCGTGGTGGCCGGCGAGAAGGGCATGTACCAGGACGTCGTGCAGAAGGACCTGGTGACCATCTACGCGACCGTGAACGGGTCGATGTCCTACGACACTCAGATTGGCGGAAACACGACGGTCCCGAAGCTCACCGCCAACATCATCAAGGTCACCGGGAATGATTCCTGACCGTTGCGCCTCCGCTGTTGGGGGGGCAGCGGAACGGCGAGCGGCCCGCGGGTTCCACACCCGCGGGCCGCCTCGTCCTGTCGCCTCAGGACGACCGGCGCATCTCAGGACGACCGGCGCATACGGTCAGTCGGTGCCCTGGTCGAAGGCGGCCCGATCGAGCGCCTCGCCCTCGTCGTCCGGGCCCTTGCCACCGGCGATCGCCTGCGCGGCGCCGGACTCCAGCGCGCCGACCAGCTCGGCCGTGGCGCCGCCGACGATGCCCTGCTGGGCGTACTGCTCGAGGCGGGCGCGGGAGTCGGCGATGTCGAGGTTGCGCATGGTGAGCTGACCGATCCGGTCCTCGGGGCCGAACGCCGCGTCCTGTACCCGCTCCATCGAGAGCTTCTCCGGGTGGTAGCTCAGCGCGGGGCCCTCGGTGTCCAGGATGGTGTAGTCGTCGCCGCGGCGCAGTCGCAGCGTCACCGACCCGGTGATCGCCGACCCCACCCAGCGCTGCAGCGACTCGCGCAGCATCAGCGACTGCGGGTCGAGCCAACGGCCCTCGTACATCAGCCGGCCGAGGCGGCGGCCCTCGTTGTGGTAGTTGGCGACGGTGTCCTCGTTGTGGATCGCGTTGAGCAGGCGCTCGTAGACGATGTGCAGCAGCGCCATCCCCGGGGCCTCGTAGATGCCGCGGGACTTGGCCTCGATGATCCGGTTCTCGATCTGGTCGGAGACGCCCAGACCGTGCCGCCCGCCGATGGCGTTGGCCTCCAGCACCAGGTCGACGGCGCTGGCGAAGGTCGCGCCGTTGATCTCCACCGGACGGCCCTGTTCGAAGCGGACCGTCACCTCCTCGGTAGCCACCTCGACGCTCTCGTCCCAGGCCTTGACGCCCATGATCGGCTCGACGATGTCCAGGCCGGTGTCGAGCATCTCGAGCTGCTTGGCCTCGTGGGTGGCGCCCCAGATGTTGGCGTCGGTGGAGTACGCCTTCTCCTTGGAGTCGCGGTAGGGCAGGTCACGCTGGCCCAGCCACTGCGACATCTCGTCGCGCCCGCCCAGTTCGTTGACGAAGTCGACGTCGAGCCACGGCTTGTAGATCTGCAGCTGGGGGTTGGCCATCAGGCCGTAGCGGTAGAACCGCTCGATGTCGTTGCCCTTGTAGGTGGAGCCGTCACCCCAGATGTGGACGTCGTCCTCCTTCATCGCGCGGACCAGCAGCGTGCCGGTCACCGCCCGGCCCAGCGGGGTGGTGTTGAAGTAGGCCTTGCCCGCGGTCCGGATGTGGAAGGCCCCGCACTGGAGGGCGGACAGGCCCTCCTCGACGAGCGCCTCCCGGCAGTCGACCAGGCGGGAGAGCTCGGCACCGTACGCCCCGGCACGGCCGGGCACCGAGGCGATGTCCGGCTCGTCGTACTGCCCGATGTCGGCGGTGTAGGTGCACGGGATCGCGCCCTTCTCCCGCATCCAGGCGACGGCGACGGAGGTGTCGAGACCTCCGGAGAAGGCGAGGCCGACGCGCTCGCCGACCGGCAGGGAAGTCAGAACCTTGGACATGAGCGCCAGCCTATCGTCCCGGCCACCTCCGACGACGGGCTGTCCGCCCGCTCCGGGTCGGCCCCGGGCCCGGGACCGAGGCGTTCGGTCAGAACCCGAGGCGGTTGAGGTACTTGGGGTCGCGCTGCCAGTCCTTCATCACCTTGACCTTGAGGTCGAGGTAGACCGGCACCCCGAGCAGGTGCGCGATCTGCTGGCGGGCCGCGGTGCCCACCTGGCGCAGCCGCTCCCCCCGATGCCCGATGACGATGCCCTTCTGTGAGTCGCGCTCCACCACCATCGAGGCGTAGATGTCGAGGATCGGCCGGTCGGCCGGCCGGTCGGCGCGCATCCGCATCTCGTCCACCACCACGGCGATGGAGTGCGGCAGCTCGTCCCGGACGCCCTCCAGCACCGCCTCACGGATGAGTTCGGCGACCAACTGCTCCTCCGGCTCGTCGGTGAACTCGTCGTCCGGGTAGTACTGCGGCCCGGGCGGCAGCAGCCCGAGCAGGACGTCGCCGACCTCGGCGACCTGGTCGCCGGTCAGCGCGGACACCGGGATGATGTGCGCCCAGCT encodes:
- the argG gene encoding argininosuccinate synthase; the encoded protein is MSKVLTSLPVGERVGLAFSGGLDTSVAVAWMREKGAIPCTYTADIGQYDEPDIASVPGRAGAYGAELSRLVDCREALVEEGLSALQCGAFHIRTAGKAYFNTTPLGRAVTGTLLVRAMKEDDVHIWGDGSTYKGNDIERFYRYGLMANPQLQIYKPWLDVDFVNELGGRDEMSQWLGQRDLPYRDSKEKAYSTDANIWGATHEAKQLEMLDTGLDIVEPIMGVKAWDESVEVATEEVTVRFEQGRPVEINGATFASAVDLVLEANAIGGRHGLGVSDQIENRIIEAKSRGIYEAPGMALLHIVYERLLNAIHNEDTVANYHNEGRRLGRLMYEGRWLDPQSLMLRESLQRWVGSAITGSVTLRLRRGDDYTILDTEGPALSYHPEKLSMERVQDAAFGPEDRIGQLTMRNLDIADSRARLEQYAQQGIVGGATAELVGALESGAAQAIAGGKGPDDEGEALDRAAFDQGTD
- a CDS encoding sensor histidine kinase, translated to MSRSEPLAAAAVDRRRAVPWVAVGRVAWIVVGGLVGILACLIALVGSLSVVPGYQTRPDSDGQLTGLGTLVLLAWLLAMVTIFVRRTQPWVPMVAGVALAVVLQLDSLLLLLGGAAVVLHRDRRQGIIASAVAGAVTLLAGLRDGLRPWGHTAWAVLLGSDPLSAPDGRLQIGASLGLAVAAGIVVLGTAWLIRSRRDLGVTRRDLGATRQARVVAEDRSERLETTTVRLEERERLAREVHDSLAHRLSLISLHAGALEEAAQAGDPSVAGSAEMLRASAHRSLEDLRNLVTALREPPTQDRPSVAEDPVLVSGIGLAALPELIDSARASGVRIEATIMVQDADEATDLLNRATYRIVQEALTNAVKHAPGRPVRVDLTAAPATGVHLTVSNPTGADGGLPGAGSGLIGMQERAELLGGILTAAPDAQGEFVVEASLPWQGAQAPERHGQAG
- a CDS encoding response regulator transcription factor → MQGDIRPIRVMVVDDDPMARSAIRAIVEADQGLIVVAEASEGGEVIDRVHAHHPDVVLMDLHLPQVNGVAVTARLLRGVNPPKVIALTSVDLDRYVFDALEAGASGFLLKDVAPKDLQQAIRTVHAGESVLSPRSTSHVIRHFVDAAHREQNLEAARRIALLTARELEVARLVHGDLSNDEIARRLCCSAATVKTHLSHAMAKLDAATRLQVALLIERAAPVAPGLGDSRMG